The following coding sequences are from one Oncorhynchus clarkii lewisi isolate Uvic-CL-2024 chromosome 20, UVic_Ocla_1.0, whole genome shotgun sequence window:
- the LOC139376188 gene encoding rho-associated protein kinase 1-like isoform X5, whose product MSAGESLEARFEKIDAMLKDPKSEINTDCLLDGLDALVYDLDFPALRKNKSIDNFLNRYKDTIGKIRDLRMKAEDYEVVKVIGRGAFGEVQLVRHKATRKVYAMKLLSKFEMIKRSDSAFFWEERDIMAFANSAWVVQLFYAFQDDRYLYMVMEYMPGGDLVNLMSNYDVPEKWARFYTAEVVLALDGIHAMGFIHRDVKPDNMLLDKAGHLKLADFGTCMKMNKDGMVRCDTAVGTPDYISPEVLKSQGGDGYYGRECDWWSVGVFLYEMLVGDTPFYADSLVGTYSKIMNHKNALTFPDDSDISKDAKNLICAFLTDREVRLGRNGVDEIKRHPFFKNDQWTWENIRDTAAPVVPELSSDIDTSNFDDIEADRGDEETFPIPKAFVGNQLPFVGFTYYSSHQFSRSSSTKSVDKRSSSTKEDKSHLENLQKRIYQLEEQLHSEMQLKDEMEQKCRASNTKLDKIMKELDEEGNVRKGVEASMSLLEKDKMMIQHRATEYQRKADQEAEKRRNLENEVSTLKEQLEDMRKICQNSQASNDKILQLQNQLEEANDLLRAESDTAARLRKSHTEMAKSMSQLEGLNRELQEKCRSSDGGRAQLEKELLQLQSMLDSERRCYSQGSEEIHELQVRTAGLQEDNKNLKLGLSKVEAERKQAQERRNNLEKEKNNLEIDLNYKLKTLQQRLDQEHTEHRVTRAQLTDKYESIEEAKSAAMHAVQQKVSEESGARMRAESRVVEVEKQCSMLEFDLKQSVQKMEQLMKQKERLEDEVKGLRMQLEQESSKRLLAQNELKSRSQEADRLKGSEKQLKQEINAALESKRSLEFQLAQLTKQYRGNEGQMRELQDQLEAEQYFSTLYKTQVKELKEDIEERNRQVQEVQKKVQELHSERDSLLAQLDLTVTKAESEQLARALQEEQYFELSQENKKTTARHKQEGTEKDATIARLEDSNKTLTKDVENLSKEKAELNNKLRIQEEEYASQKEEITNAIKANYEKVLSTERTLKTQAVNKLAEIMNRKDMKLDTKKKGNTTDLRKKEKENRKLQLELKQEKDKFNHMAIKYQKELSEMQAQLSEECTYRNELQMQLDSKESDIEQLRERLNDLQLRMDNSSVTSLQMDETDSNIAVGSPCSPPPLSLYLLLFSFCE is encoded by the exons gatggCTTGGATGCGTTGGTGTACGACCTTGACTTTCCAGCCTTGAGGAAAAACAAAAGCATCGACAACTTTTTGAATAGAT aTAAGGACACCATCGGTAAGATCCGGGACCTGCGGATGAAAGCAGAGGACTATGAGGTGGTCAAGGTTATCGGGAGGGGTGCTTTTGGAGAAGTGCAGTTG GTAAGACACAAAGCCACCAGGAAGGTGTACGCCATGAAGCTGCTTAGCAAGTTTGAAATGATCAAAAGGTCGGACTCTGCTTTCTTCTGGGAGGAGAGGGACATCATGGCCTTTGCCAACAGCGCCTGGGTTGTGCAG ctGTTTTATGCGTTCCAGGATGACCGTTACCTCTACATGGTGATGGAGTACATGCCCGGTGGAGACCTGGTCAACTTGATGAGCAACTATGACGTCCCCGAGAAGTGGGCCCGTTTCTACACTGCTGAGGTGGTGCTGGCTCTGGACGGGATCCACGCCATGGGCTTCATACACAG GGACGTGAAGCCTGATAACATGTTGCTAGACAAAGCGGGCCACTTGAAGTTGGCAGACTTTGGGACCTGTATGAAAATGAACAAG GATGGTATGGTACGATGCGACACAGCAGTGGGAACACCAGACTACATTTCGCCAGAGGTACTAAAATCCCAGGGAGGGGATGGATATTATGGCCGGGAGTGTGACTGGTGGTCCGTGGGAGTCTTCCTGTACGAAATGCTCGTTG GTGACACACCGTTCTATGCTGACTCGTTGGTGGGGACGTACAGTAAGATCATGAACCACAAGAACGCCCTGACCTTCCCTGATGACAGCGACATCTCCAAGGATGCCAAGAACCTTATCTGTGCCTTCCTGACTGACAG GGAGGTAAGACTGGGTCGCAATGGGGTGGATGAGATCAAGAGACATCCTTTCTTCAAGAACGACCAGTGGACATGGGAGAACATCCGAGACA CGGCGGCCCCGGTGGTGCCTGAGCTGAGCAGCGACATCGACACCAGTAACTTTGACGACATCGAGGCGGACCGGGGAGACGAGGAGACCTTCCCCATACCAAAGGCCTTTGTGGGCAACCAGCTGCCCTTTGTGGGCTTCACCTACTATAGCAGTCATCA GTTTTCCCGGAGCTCCAGCACCAAGAGCGTTGACAAACGCAGCAGCTCCACCAAGGAAGACAAGAGCCAT CTGGAGAACCTGCAGAAGAGGATCTACCAGCTAGAAGAACAACTCCACAGTGAGATGCAGCTGAAGGACGAAATGGAGCAGAAGTGCAG GGCCTCGAACACAAAGCTTGACAAGATCATGAAAGAGCTGGACGAGGAG GGCAACGTGAGGAAGGGTGTGGAGGCCAGCATGTCCCTGCTGGAGAAAGACAAGATGATGATCCAGCACCGAGCCACCGAGTACCAAAGAAAGGCCGACCAGGAGGCCGAGAAGAGACGCAACTTGGAGAACGAGG TGTCCACTCTGAAGGAGCAGCTTGAGGACATGAGGAAAATCTGCCAAAACTCTCAGGCCTCGAATGACAAGATCCTACAGTTGCAAAATCAG CTGGAGGAGGCCAATGACCTGCTGCGGGCAGAGTCGGACACGGCGGCGCGGCTGAGGAAGAGCCACACGGAGATGGCCAAGTCCATGAGCCAGCTGGAGGGGCTGAACCGCGAGCTGCAGGAGAAGTGCCGTTCATCTGACGGGGGGAGGGCCCAGCTGGAGAAGGAGCTGCTGCAGCTACAGAGCATGCTGGACTCTGAAAGGAGGTGCTACAGCCAGGGATCAGAGGAGATCCACGAGCTGCAAG tgcggaCGGCTGGTCTTCAGGAGGACAATAAGAACTTGAAACTCGGCCTGTCCAAAGTGGAGGCGGAACGCAAGCAGGCCCAGGAGAGGAGAAACAACCTGGAAAAG GAGAAGAACAACCTGGAGATTGACCTGAACTACAAGCTGAAGACTCTGCAGCAGCGTTTGGACCAGGAGCACACAGAACACAGAGTGACGCGGGCCCAGCTCACTGACAAATACGAGTCCATTGAAGAGGCCAAGTCAGCTGCCATGCATG CGGTGCAGCAGAAGGTGTCGGAGGAGAGCGGGGCGAGGATGCGAGCGGAGAGcagggtggtggaggtggagaagcAGTGCTCCATGCTGGAGTTTGACCTCAAGCAGTCAGTGCAGAAGATGGAGCAGCTGATGAAGCAGAAGGAGAGGCTGGAGGACGAG gTGAAAGGTCTACGGATGCAGCTGGAGCAGGAGTCCAGTAAGAGGCTGCTGGCCCAGAACGAGCTGAAGAGCCGCTCGCAGGAGGCCGACCGGCTGAAGGGCTCGGAGAAGCAGCTGAAGCAGGAGATCAACGCGGCACTAGAGAGCAAACGGTCGCTCGAGTTCCAGCTCGCACAGCTCACCAA GCAGTACAGGGGCAACGAGGGACAGATGAGGGAACTTCAGGACCAGCTTGAGGCCGAACAGTATTTCTCA ACTCTTTATAAAACTCAGGTGAAGGAACTGAAAGAGGATATTGAGGAGAGGAACCGGCAGGTCCAGGAAGTTCAAAAGAAGGTGCAGGAGCTGCACAGCGAAAG GGACTCCCTGTTGGCCCAGCTGGATCTGACAGTGACCAAGGCGGAGTCGGAGCAGCTGGCCAGGGCGCTCCAGGAGGAGCAATACTTTGAGCTGAGCCAGGAGAACAAGAAGACCACGGCCAGACACAAGCAGGAGGGCACCGAGAAGGATGCCACCATCGCACGG CTTGAGGATTCCAACAAAACTCTGACCAAAGATGTGGAGAACCTCAGCAAGGAGAAGGCCGAGCTGAACAACAAGCTTCGCATTCAGGAGGAAG AGTATGCCTCCCAGAAAGAGGAGATTACAAACGCAATCAAGGCCAACTACGAGAAGGTTCTCAGCACAGAGCGCACGCTCAAGACTCAG GCGGTGAACAAGCTGGCAGAGATCATGAACAGGAAGGATATGAAGCTGGACACCAAGAAGAAGGGCAACACGACCGATCtgaggaagaaggagaaggagaaccGCAAGCTGCAGCTTGAGCTCAAACAGGAGAAGGACAAGTTCAACCACATGGCCATTAAGTACCAGAAGGAGCTCAGTGAGATGCAGGCG CAACTGTCCGAGGAGTGCACGTACCGCAACGAGCTGCAGATGCAGCTGGACAGCAAGGAGAGTGACATCGAGCAGCTGAGGGAGAGGCTCAACGACCTGCAGCTGCGCATGGACAACTCCAGCGTCACCAGCCTGCAGATGGACGAGACGGACAGCAACATCGCCG TTGGTTCTCCTTGCTCTCCCCCCCCCCTATCTTTGTATCTTCTGTTATTTTCCTTCTGTGAGTAA